A stretch of the Channa argus isolate prfri chromosome 9, Channa argus male v1.0, whole genome shotgun sequence genome encodes the following:
- the gpr45 gene encoding high-affinity lysophosphatidic acid receptor, with product MAFYNESLLEDCNFLEPDNAEKPAESLPAEAVAPLISVTLRVTLAAIMIFMITIGFLGNAIVCLIVYQKPSMRSAINLLLATLAFSDIMLSLLCMPFTAVTVGTAEWSFGSGFCRASIMLYWLFVLEGVSILLIISVDRFLIIVQRQDKLSPHRAKLLIAGSWVLSLCVSLPSVVGWRTGAAGGTWAPLCVLGYSESLADRGYTVLLTVAVFFVPFAVMLYSYMCILNTVRRNTLRIHNHTSEHSCLPALNQVSKMRLTGLQRPPQIKVDMSFKTRAFTTILILFVGFSVCWLPHTIVSLLAVFSRQFYYSSAFYPISVGALWLSYLKTVFNPVIYCWRIRKFREACQEFIPKSCRLCPRVPGRSRRRVRPSNIYVCSETQSAV from the coding sequence ATGGCTTTTTATAATGAAAGCCTGCTGGAGGACTGCAACTTCTTGGAGCCAGACAATGCTGAGAAACCGGCAGAAAGCCTCCCGGCAGAGGCTGTGGCTCCTCTCATATCAGTCACTCTGCGTGTAACACTAGCAGCCATAATGATCTTCATGATTACAATTGGTTTCCTTGGTAACGCAATTGTGTGTCTGATTGTTTACCAGAAGCCTTCCATGCGTTCTGCTATCAATCTCCTCCTCGCCACACTGGCCTTTTCAGACATTAtgctctctctgctctgcatgCCCTTCACTGCAGTCACTGTGGGCACTGCTGAGTGGAGCTTTGGGAGTGGATTCTGCCGAGCCTCCATCATGCTATACTGGCTGTTTGTACTGGAGGGGGTGTCCATCCTCCTCATAATCAGCGTGGACCGATTCCTCATCATTGTGCAGCGGCAGGACAAGCTGTCCCCACACAGAGCTAAACTGTTGATTGCAGGTTCATGGGTGttgagcctgtgtgtgtcccTGCCATCTGTGGTTGGGTGGAGGACAGGTGCAGCCGGGGGAACCTGGGCGCCGCTGTGTGTGCTGGGATACAGTGAGTCTCTGGCAGACCGCGGATACACTGTGCTGTTGACAGTAGCAGTATTCTTTGTACCCTTTGCTGTAATGCTGTACTCCTACATGTGCATCCTCAACACGGTGCGCCGCAACACCCTGCGTATCCACAATCACACTAGTGAGCATTCCTGCCTGCCAGCCCTCAACCAAGTCAGCAAAATGAGACTTACTGGGCTGCAGCGCCCCCCTCAGATTAAGGTGGACATGAGCTTTAAAACCCGAGCCTTCACCACCATCCTCATCCTGTTTGTAGGCTTCTCAGTGTGCTGGTTGCCGCACACCATCGTTAGCTTGCTGGCCGTGTTCAGTCGTCAGTTCTACTACAGCTCGGCTTTCTACCCGATCAGTGTGGGAGCTCTGTGGCTCAGCTACCTGAAGACCGTCTTCAACCCTGTCATCTACTGCTGGAGGATCAGAAAGTTCAGGGAGGCCTGTCAGGAGTTCATTCCCAAAAGCTGCAGACTGTGTCCCAGAGTGCCAGGCAGGAGCCGCAGAAGAGTGAGGCCCAGCAACATTTATGTGTGTAGTgagacacagtcagctgtttga
- the pou3f3a gene encoding POU domain, class 3, transcription factor 3-A — MLWGMATATSSPYIASSRILSGPVLHSDRRGGGMQPGSTTVSSGYRGDHSVKMVQSDFMQGAMVASNGGHMLSHAHQWVTSLPHAAAAAAAAAVAAAEAGSPWPPSSQPQEVKRNAGRDDLHSGSALHHHRSPHLGAHQTHPGNWGGTSAAHITEGQQQQQSLVYSQSGGFAVNGMLSSHTGQSLMHPGLVRRESPELDHGSHHHQHHHNNHTHHHHQPHGVSHETHSDEDTPTSDDLEHFAKQFKQRRIKLGFTQADVGLALGTLYGNVFSQTTICRFEALQLSFKNMCKLKPLLNKWLEEADSTTGSPTSIDKIATQGRKRKKRTSIEVSVKGALESHFLKCPKPSAQEINSLADTLQLEKEVVRVWFCNRRQKEKRMTPPGLPRTPEDAYSQVGSMGPDTPSPTIDCKRMYSDT; from the coding sequence ATGCTTTGGGGTATGGCAACAGCCACCTCAAGTCCATACATAGCCAGTAGCAGGATTCTGTCCGGCCCGGTCCTCCACTCAGATCGGAGGGGTGGTGGCATGCAGCCGGGCAGCACCACTGTTTCCAGTGGATACAGAGGGGACCATTCAGTTAAAATGGTGCAGAGTGACTTCATGCAGGGAGCAATGGTTGCCAGCAACGGGGGCCACATGCTAAGCCATGCCCACCAGTGGGTGACATCGTTGCCTCatgcagcagcggcagcagctgcagccgcggtggcagcagcagaagccGGCTCACCGTGGCCCCCCAGCTCCCAGCCACAGGAGGTGAAGAGAAACGCTGGCAGGGATGACCTCCACTCAGGCTCTGCTCTGCACCACCACAGGTCCCCACATTTGGGAGCCCACCAGACGCACCCTGGAAATTGGGGAGGCACCTCCGCAGCTCACATCACTGaagggcagcagcagcaacagtctCTCGTCTACTCTCAGTCCGGAGGGTTTGCAGTCAACGGAATGCTTAGCTCACACACGGGGCAGAGCCTCATGCATCCGGGTCTGGTGCGCAGGGAGTCTCCAGAGCTGGACCACGGCAGCCATCATCACCAGCACCACCATAATAACCACacgcatcatcatcatcagcctCACGGTGTGAGCCACGAGACCCACTCCGACGAGGACACCCCGACCTCTGACGACTTGGAGCATTTCGCCAAACAGTTCAAGCAGCGGCGGATCAAGCTCGGTTTCACGCAGGCAGACGTGGGCTTGGCTTTGGGCACTCTGTACGGCAACGTTTTTTCACAGACCACTATCTGCAGGTTTGAAGCACTCCAGCTGAGCTTTAAGAACATGTGCAAGCTGAAGCCACTGCTCAACAAATGGCTGGAGGAGGCCGATTCCACGACCGGGAGCCCGACCAGCATCGACAAGATCGCCACGCAGggcaggaaaaggaaaaagcgCACATCCATCGAGGTGAGCGTGAAAGGCGCGTTGGAAAGTCACTTTCTCAAGTGTCCCAAGCCCTCCGCCCAGGAGATCAACTCTCTGGCGGACACTCTGCAGctggagaaggaggtggtcAGGGTTTGGTTCTGCAATCGCCGACAGAAGGAGAAGCGCATGACGCCGCCCGGACTTCCACGTACCCCGGAGGACGCATACTCACAGGTGGGCAGCATGGGTCCCGACACGCCGTCACCAACCATAGACTGCAAGAGGATGTACAGCGACACGTGA
- the tmem182a gene encoding transmembrane protein 182, whose amino-acid sequence MKLSVALFFAGLFGALAAVFILLSFGTDYWLLASESCHPNPDGSRSFAGVTEEHGGKDLQSSTLYHEGFFWRCNFSGIVDDNDLLWKLWFTNQPHSKECQHAYLFPFPVSPQSHNTTEYDSAIIYRGFWSIFMLIGVVAVVLGGFLIICAAPFASHCLYKVGGGLFLSSGLFLLCVVVMYVLWVQVLDVVNVYIDHKRSTGCPEFQLSITYGLSFMFAPIGIFFCFLAGLLFLLIGRSLQIK is encoded by the exons ATGAAGCTTAGTGTGGCATTGTTTTTTGCGGGGCTCTTTGGGGCACTGGCAGCCGTGTTCATCCTGCTCTCGTTTGGAACTGATTACTGGCTGTTGGCCTCTGAGAGCTGCCACCCAAACCCTGACGGATCTCGTAGCTTTGCTGGTGTGACTGAAGAG catgGAGGTAAAGATTTACAGAGCAGTACTCTGTATCACGAGGGCTTTTTCTGGAGGTGTAACTTTAGTGGGATCGTGGATgataatgatctgctgtggaaACTCTGGTTCA CAAATCAGCCACACTCAAAAGAGTGCCAGCATGCCTACCTCTTCCCATTCCCAGTGTCTCCTCAGAGCCACAATACCACAGAGTATGATTCTGCTATAA TCTACAGAGGTTTCTGGAGCATCTTTATGCTTATTGGTGTGGTGGCTGTAGTGCTTGGGGGGTTCTTGATCATCTGTGCTGCTCCTTTCGCCAGCCACTGCCTGTATAAAGTAGGGGGTGGTCTCTTCTTGTCATCTG gtcttttcctgctgtgtgtggTGGTGATGTATGTACTGTGGGTACAGGTGTTGGATGTGGTGAATGTCTACATAGACCACAAACGCTCAACAGGGTGTCCAGAGTTCCAGTTGTCCATCACCTACGGTCTGTCCTTCATGTTCGCTCCTATTGGCATCTTCTTCTGCTTTCTGGCTGGCCTACTTTTCCTCCTCATCGGCCGAAGCCTCCAGATTAAATAG